The sequence AGATGGACCCATTTCATAAGGTGTTTTTCCATGAATATTTTGTGAGCTTCTAGCTTACCCTGAACTTCAGCCATCTCATTTTCTAGAATAGCATTAAATACTTGCTCGTTCAGCATACTCAAAAAACTCAATTCAACAGCTATATGATCTTCAGGCTCTTTAAAATCCTTACCGATACCAATATTGTGTTTTGCGTAAAATTCTATTACTTCATCACGCTGTTCCTGCATAACAAGTTTATTTGAAGACAGATAAACAGATTCATAAGGATGTGCGTGCGGAATAACATTATTTGGAGAAACATTTAGGAATATTGTCGCAAACTTTCTTGCAAGTTCTTCTATGTACTCATTCTCATCTTTAATACTACTTATACGCTCTATTAATTTTTCAACACCTTTCAGATACATCTCATCTGATGTATTTTCACCCAATTTACGAAGTACAGGAATAAAGCTTATTATCTGTTGTAGATAGGCTACATCAGTTTCACGTGTGTATGCTCGTGACAGAAAGCTGTACATTCTACTCCTTAACCCTACGATATCTTTTAAATTAATAGTTTGTTCCATTACCCTCTCCTTATTGTTATTAAAACTCTAATTCTCCAGAAAAGAAATCTGGTGTCTTTGAAATAAAGTCAAGTGCGTTCTCATTAGTACTCTTTTTGTAAAAGTCCCTCTTACTTTCTTTTTCGGGCGGATTAGCCTAAAAGTTTACTTAATTTTTGAATCTAAGACAGAACACTTATTGTTTTCAATAACCTTATGAACTTTCAGAGTCATCAATTTATGGCTTGTATTTCTGATTATTTCTTTTTTTGCAGGAAAAAGATTTTCTAAACACGCAAGCATAATCTCCCAATAAATTATATCATCTTTTCCGTCAATATTTTTTATTATATTGTATGCTTCATTATACTTGTTTAGTTTCATATATGAATAAGCTTTTTTTAGTATAACACGTTCTATTTCATGTGACTTATTATAGTACTGCATTGCCTCATGATGCTTATCAGCATATGAAAGAATGTCGCCAAATGTTTCTGCAACTATATGAGTTGAATTAGTGCTAATCATACTTTCATAAAGTTTTTCAATTTCATAAAATTTATGCATTTTAGAGTAGAAAGAAATCAGGAGAAGTAATTTTTGGGGAATCCTAGCAAGATGAGTGTAAGGAATACTTTTTAGTGTAAGAAAGAAAAGAAGTTCATTATGTGACTTCTCAAAAACTTCATGATTTATAAAACTGTAATTATGCCATAAATGATCCCCAGAGAGCTGCTTAACATCTTTAATTTTAACTTTATTAAATATTCCGATTATTGTAATTATAACACTGACATCAGAACGATCGTCCAACGAAACTTTTATTGAGTCCTTTACCTTCATCCCTTTCAAATATTCTTTTGGGAAATTATGTCTGAGTTCATTTAATCCTGGTTTTAGATAATGTTTTTCAGGTAGATATTGACCTGCATATTGACAGAATATAATCACACGGCTACTGTTTTGCACTACACCTGATACTGAATACAGTTCCGCATGCCTCAGTAGCTTTTTTAATTCTTTTTTATCAGCAGAAATATTCTGCCTGAAATCATTAATGCACTGCATTATAATTTCTTTATCTTCAAGTAGTGCCCCTAAATGAATCCAGTATTCATAAAAACGTTTTTCTTCTTTTAAAATATCTTTGTGTTCTAAGATAAAATCGATGGTATGAAATATATTCATACAGTTTTTTACATTAAAGTCGGTTTCTGCATTATAGAGTGTCCAAGTAGCCTGTATTTTCTTTATGTCAGATCGTGTCAAACAATCAGTTTCGTATTCGTGCCAAAAAGAAAGATAGCGAGGTATATGTTTGGTGGCAGTCTTAAAACCATATTTTCCAGGATTTCTCCCGTAGACAGATCCGTAAACTAACTGTAATTGTTGAGCACATGAATTTGCATATATAGGTATTCCATAGCCTCTGACGGTACTGATTGTTTTTATTGCATCTTCATAAGTTTCTCCAGGTTGACCATACATAGAGAATAGTTCAACTTTTACACTCAGTGATTGTGTAAAAGTGACAATTTCATGAAATTTAGATAAAGACACATCTTTACACATATTACTAAGTATTTTGTCAGTCCCTGATTCTAATCCGAAACCTATGCAATAAAGACCTGCTCTTTGCATCAGCTTCAACAGTTCATTATCAACCATATCAACTCTAGTTTGGCACCAAAAAGGTATTTTTATACCTCTTTTGATTTTTTGCTCCAACAGTTCAATTGTTCGATCCTTGTATGCTGTAAAATTAGGATCGCCTATCCATAAATTTTCCATACCTACTGCTTCTAAATATGACATTTCTTCTAAAACATGTTCTACAGAGTGAAAACGTATATTTCTATGATTAAATAAAGGAGTAACACAAAAATTACAAAAATGTTCACACCCCCTGGATGTAAAAATACAAGCCGATTTTTTCATACTTAAATCAATAATTTGATTAGTATATGGCGAAGGGTATAAATCAAGATTTTGAGGTAAGCAACTAGGTTGTTTGGTGGCAATGATTTCATTGTTGTCTTTAAACAAAATCCCAGGAACGTTATGGAGCGTATTTCCATTCTCTAATGCTTCAGCAATCTTAAGTGTAGTTAACTCTCCTTCACCTCTATTGCAGATTATGTCAAAATCATAAAGTTCCATAAGCCCATCCACTGGGAGAAAAAGAGCTTGTGGTCCGCCTAATATCAACTTTGTTTCTGGATAATATTCTTTTATAAAACGTGCAAAAAAACGTATACGTTCCATCAAGTAATGATAGCCGGTGAATCCTATGACTTTAGGTCTAAATTCTTGCATTAACTTGTTTAGGCTTTCTAACGATAGGGATGCATCTTTTAAATCGTCAACGATTAAAACATCATGGTTATGTTTTTTGAGATATGCTGCTATGTATCCTTGCAAAATAGGAATAGTATTGGTTGAATGTAATGTATCAAGTTGGTTCATATTAATCAAAACAATGTTCATAGAAATCCTTAAAATTTAAAAAGCACAGGCAGGAGAAAACTACTGAAACTCCTGCCTGTATTTTAATAACTATTTTTTAACAAAAATGATATTGGGTTCGATTCCACTACTGCTAGCAAAGTCTTCATTTGGCATTTGAGTATACTCTACAACACTCTTACCAGCACTAGCCCATTTTGCTCTCAGCTCATCAACAGGACCAGCATCTAAAGCTCTGTTAATACAAGCGGCGACACATGCCGGTTTAAGCCCTTCTTTGATTCTGTCCAGACATAACGTACATTTTGTCATTCTTGGTCTGGTGGGGTCATCCAAGCCATACTGACTAAAATTAGGTGCATAAAACTGTGGTGCGCCCCATGGACATGCTTCTTTACAGCTGCCACACGAAATACAAGTATCATTGTTTACAAGAACAATACCATGAGATTCTTCTTTGTATATAATACCCATTGGACAAGCGGCAACACAAGCAGGGTTTGTACAGTGGTTACAGGCAACTGAAGTAAATTGCAACGAATAAGGAAAAGCTCTTTCGTTGGAATTCACCCTCCGCCAGTCTTCTTTCATATAGTATTTTCTGTTTTGTTCAAAATTTGTTTCTCCTTCACTGTTAAGATAGAAAGATTTATTGTCCATTTCATTAATATCGACAACATAAGTGCCCGAACTATACCAGTCAGTATTTGGGTTCATAGGATCACTATTTATCTTATAATCGCCACGCCTGTCGTCATTCCAGCATTTACATGCAAGCGCACAAGCATTACAGCCGACACATCTAGTCTGATCAAAATAAAATCCCCACTGGCTCATAGTTTACCTCCTATCAGGATGAACTTTGCTAACTTCACAAAGATTACCGTTAAAATGATTATCTCCAACCTGTCCACACAGCGGATCTTTAGGACTGCCGAAGTCTTTGTCATGAGTTAAAGTGTTTTCACAACCACCAATATCGACATGGACAATATGTTTATAATAATCTACTGTTTCTACAGTTTTGGTTTCTACTGAATTCCCCAAGTCTATGTCATACCAAGCTTCGTAAGTTTCACTTCCTTTCCTGTACCACACTCCATGTGGCAGACTCACAACACCTTCATTTATCGTAGGAGAAATCCCCACTCCTACTTTTATGCAGCCCCAGTCATTAAATATGTAAACCTCGTCTCCATCCTTGATACCTCTTTTATAAGCATCACTTGGATTCATAATTGCACGTTTAGGGTAGTCAAACTTGTCGCGTATTACTGAAACATTGTCATAAACAGTGTGAGCCCTATTTCTTGCATGTTTTGTTGTAAACTGCATCGTATACTCAATACCTTTAACGCCCGTATTTTCTTTTTTCATTATTTTGTCATAACCTTGGTAAGGCTCCACATACATTGCTCTTGGTTCTATCCTATAGGCGCCCTCTTGGGTGCTTAGATCACACTTGTCTCTATAGTAATAGAACGGTGAAAAGAATTGGATCTTTCCTGTCTCAGTCGTATAGGGTAGATAATTCATCAAAACTTCCATAGGGTTGGGGATGTTATCAGTATCAATTTCTTTTTGAATTTTACCAGTAATCTTTACTTTTTCAAATGTAGGCTTTTCAATATCTGCTGGTACTTCTGCTGTCTCCCAAGCTTCCTTGCAAAGTTCTTCATCTGTTTTGCCATCTTTGCCGTAAGAAATTGGAATACCTTTAGCACTAAGTTTTTTAGCGAGTTCAATGTCTATATCTACATCTGATCTGGTATCGTACATAGGTTCAACAAGCTTATTTTGAAAATATGTAGCTTCCCCGCTAGTGAAAAAAGGTTTTTCATGGTGTGAACAGGCAGGTAATATCACATCTGCATAAGCAGCTGTAGGTGTCATAAACTGTTCATACATAACGTAATGCTTAATTTTATAGTGGCTGCCTTCTTTTTGTGTAAAAATATTTACTGCTTTGTTTGTATTTGGACATGTATTAAATGAATTGGTGATATGATAGGAACCTAACACCATGTCCACTTCAAGTTTAGCAGTTTCAGGAGAACCGAGATCAACTTCAGAAACGTATTTAACATCTTTGTAAAATTGTTCCTTATTTCTTCCATCCCTGCCTGTAATAACAAGGTCAACAAACTTATTTGCATCCACAGCAATAAATGGATAAGTTGTCCCCTTCCCAAGCTGTGGGTACATAATACCTCCAGGGAATGTCACAGGGTTTGATTCTCCATCACTTGAGTTAACTCCGAGGTTACCGCCCTTTTTAATAGTATGACCGCACATTGCAGCGAGACATATCATCATCCATACATTATGCATGCCGTTATTTGTTTTCTGACCACCATTATTTCCATTTTCCAGAAAGACATCTCCTGCATGTGCAAAAGCATCTGCTAGATTTATTATTGTAGTTTTCTCTACACCAGATAGTTGAGAGGCCCATGTTACAACAGCATCTTGGTTGTCAGGAATACCTAATTCTACTGCTTTGTCAACGCCCAGTTTATCTAGATACTCAACAAATGACATTCCTGTAGGGACATGAATCTCCTGATTGTATAAATTTGCATCAGCTAAAGGATGCTGGTTATTATTAAGTTGTTTTGTAAATGAGAAGTCTAATTTATGCATAACGTAACCTGGATGTTTAGGCGCTTCAACAAAAGGAAAAGGATTTCCAGCACTGTCATTGCCTGCATCTTGTGTCGGATAGAACCCAAAACAATTGGTTTTTATAAAATCATCATTATGCCATCCATTTTTGTAAATGATATAGGCCATTGCAACTGCTATTGCAGAATCAGTCTGCGGTCTTACCTGAATAAACTGGGGGAGATCGTACTCAGGAAACCCAGTAGAAAGAATTGAAGCGGTGTCTGTATATTGTGCGTCTATAGTAACTATTGGTACACCAGCTTCTTTAGCTTTAGTCAGAAAAAAAGTTTTATTAGGTTCTTTTACAGCTGGATCGGCCCCCCACTGTATGATGAAATCAGAATGTTTATAGTTATACACAGAGTTACCACCTGCTAGTCCTGGTAATAGACCAACAGAACCTACAGATGCAAAAAGCATATTTTCAAATGAAGGAGCACCTGTCGGAAGTATTGTAGGACCAAGATACTGAGATAAAGCAGAACCTGCGCCCTCTGCAAAACCCATAAAAGGCATACCCGCAAACATCATCGTATTGTGTAGCCCATTTGGAGGACCAGCAACCATAGGAACATAAGGTAGTTCACCTGTTGCATATCTGGAGTGTACTTCAGAAATCATGTCTGCCACTCGCTCAAGCGCTTCATCCCAGGTTACTCTTTTAAAACCAGTAACATCTCCTCGTTCTTTTGTTTGGACAAGCGGGTATTTCAGCCTGTCAGGTGAATAAGTTCTTTTAATCTGTGCATAGCCTCTTACACATGCTCTTGTTTGCACAAACTCAATAGATTCATCTTTATCAAGTGAATCTTCCCTGGGTATGTCTCCCGCAGAAGTGAGCTTTACGATTTTTGCCTTTGGTGTTCCAAAATCCTTTACATAGAACTTAAACGGGCATCTTCCTCCACAGTTGTGTGGGTGTGTTCCCATTACTGCTGTAAGCTCATTATCAAATTCAAAACTATCTTGATTTGTAACAACAGAACCATACTCATCTGGTCCGCCGGAACCGCCACATCCAAAAAGAGCAGCAGTAGTACTCAAGGCTCCAGCCCATTTCATAAACGATCTGCGAGTGATCTGTTTTTCCGTAAGTTTATCTTTAAGACTCATTATATCCTCCTAACATCTAGTACGCATTAGGCGCGTGCGCCGTTTTGTGGCATACAAAGCATGAATTGTCCTGCACAGGGTAGTGGCAGTTGTTGCAGTGTCTGTTCAGGCTGGCTCCGGAACCGCCCCAGCCCGGTCTGTGGCTGGAAGGGGGAGTCACGCTGTGACACTCTATGCAGCTGTCTTCCTTATGGCAGGTCGTACAGGAGCTTCTGTCCCATCT is a genomic window of Geovibrio thiophilus containing:
- a CDS encoding TorD/DmsD family molecular chaperone; the encoded protein is MEQTINLKDIVGLRSRMYSFLSRAYTRETDVAYLQQIISFIPVLRKLGENTSDEMYLKGVEKLIERISSIKDENEYIEELARKFATIFLNVSPNNVIPHAHPYESVYLSSNKLVMQEQRDEVIEFYAKHNIGIGKDFKEPEDHIAVELSFLSMLNEQVFNAILENEMAEVQGKLEAHKIFMEKHLMKWVHLFGNDLRKADYDGFYNAFADLTMGFIRIDYKFLVNLISYSNE
- a CDS encoding B12-binding domain-containing radical SAM protein, coding for MNIVLINMNQLDTLHSTNTIPILQGYIAAYLKKHNHDVLIVDDLKDASLSLESLNKLMQEFRPKVIGFTGYHYLMERIRFFARFIKEYYPETKLILGGPQALFLPVDGLMELYDFDIICNRGEGELTTLKIAEALENGNTLHNVPGILFKDNNEIIATKQPSCLPQNLDLYPSPYTNQIIDLSMKKSACIFTSRGCEHFCNFCVTPLFNHRNIRFHSVEHVLEEMSYLEAVGMENLWIGDPNFTAYKDRTIELLEQKIKRGIKIPFWCQTRVDMVDNELLKLMQRAGLYCIGFGLESGTDKILSNMCKDVSLSKFHEIVTFTQSLSVKVELFSMYGQPGETYEDAIKTISTVRGYGIPIYANSCAQQLQLVYGSVYGRNPGKYGFKTATKHIPRYLSFWHEYETDCLTRSDIKKIQATWTLYNAETDFNVKNCMNIFHTIDFILEHKDILKEEKRFYEYWIHLGALLEDKEIIMQCINDFRQNISADKKELKKLLRHAELYSVSGVVQNSSRVIIFCQYAGQYLPEKHYLKPGLNELRHNFPKEYLKGMKVKDSIKVSLDDRSDVSVIITIIGIFNKVKIKDVKQLSGDHLWHNYSFINHEVFEKSHNELLFFLTLKSIPYTHLARIPQKLLLLISFYSKMHKFYEIEKLYESMISTNSTHIVAETFGDILSYADKHHEAMQYYNKSHEIERVILKKAYSYMKLNKYNEAYNIIKNIDGKDDIIYWEIMLACLENLFPAKKEIIRNTSHKLMTLKVHKVIENNKCSVLDSKIK
- a CDS encoding 4Fe-4S dicluster domain-containing protein: MSQWGFYFDQTRCVGCNACALACKCWNDDRRGDYKINSDPMNPNTDWYSSGTYVVDINEMDNKSFYLNSEGETNFEQNRKYYMKEDWRRVNSNERAFPYSLQFTSVACNHCTNPACVAACPMGIIYKEESHGIVLVNNDTCISCGSCKEACPWGAPQFYAPNFSQYGLDDPTRPRMTKCTLCLDRIKEGLKPACVAACINRALDAGPVDELRAKWASAGKSVVEYTQMPNEDFASSSGIEPNIIFVKK
- a CDS encoding molybdopterin-containing oxidoreductase family protein, whose protein sequence is MSLKDKLTEKQITRRSFMKWAGALSTTAALFGCGGSGGPDEYGSVVTNQDSFEFDNELTAVMGTHPHNCGGRCPFKFYVKDFGTPKAKIVKLTSAGDIPREDSLDKDESIEFVQTRACVRGYAQIKRTYSPDRLKYPLVQTKERGDVTGFKRVTWDEALERVADMISEVHSRYATGELPYVPMVAGPPNGLHNTMMFAGMPFMGFAEGAGSALSQYLGPTILPTGAPSFENMLFASVGSVGLLPGLAGGNSVYNYKHSDFIIQWGADPAVKEPNKTFFLTKAKEAGVPIVTIDAQYTDTASILSTGFPEYDLPQFIQVRPQTDSAIAVAMAYIIYKNGWHNDDFIKTNCFGFYPTQDAGNDSAGNPFPFVEAPKHPGYVMHKLDFSFTKQLNNNQHPLADANLYNQEIHVPTGMSFVEYLDKLGVDKAVELGIPDNQDAVVTWASQLSGVEKTTIINLADAFAHAGDVFLENGNNGGQKTNNGMHNVWMMICLAAMCGHTIKKGGNLGVNSSDGESNPVTFPGGIMYPQLGKGTTYPFIAVDANKFVDLVITGRDGRNKEQFYKDVKYVSEVDLGSPETAKLEVDMVLGSYHITNSFNTCPNTNKAVNIFTQKEGSHYKIKHYVMYEQFMTPTAAYADVILPACSHHEKPFFTSGEATYFQNKLVEPMYDTRSDVDIDIELAKKLSAKGIPISYGKDGKTDEELCKEAWETAEVPADIEKPTFEKVKITGKIQKEIDTDNIPNPMEVLMNYLPYTTETGKIQFFSPFYYYRDKCDLSTQEGAYRIEPRAMYVEPYQGYDKIMKKENTGVKGIEYTMQFTTKHARNRAHTVYDNVSVIRDKFDYPKRAIMNPSDAYKRGIKDGDEVYIFNDWGCIKVGVGISPTINEGVVSLPHGVWYRKGSETYEAWYDIDLGNSVETKTVETVDYYKHIVHVDIGGCENTLTHDKDFGSPKDPLCGQVGDNHFNGNLCEVSKVHPDRR